The following are from one region of the Desulfonatronum thiosulfatophilum genome:
- a CDS encoding HAD family hydrolase, with protein MRTALDAVIDPRLKGLVLDCDGVILDSFQANMEFYNAMRRVIGLGPMNAEEESYVHSHAVHDSMRRIIPREHWSQLDAIRKKINYADLMPYLQLEPGLERALRTARSKGLRMAICTNRTNTMGSILHHYALTSFFHPVETAATVTFPKPHPEGLHKILNVWGVSRDEIAFIGDTKVDEQAAVAAGVRFWAYKNEKLCCNLHIPNFFMLSQWLMKRA; from the coding sequence ATGAGAACCGCTCTGGACGCCGTGATCGATCCCCGACTGAAAGGCCTCGTCTTGGACTGCGACGGGGTCATTCTGGATTCGTTTCAGGCCAACATGGAGTTCTACAACGCCATGCGCCGGGTCATCGGCCTCGGACCAATGAACGCGGAGGAAGAATCCTACGTTCACAGCCATGCGGTACACGATTCCATGCGCCGGATCATTCCGCGCGAACATTGGAGCCAACTTGATGCCATCCGGAAAAAAATCAACTACGCCGATCTGATGCCCTATCTGCAATTGGAGCCGGGCCTGGAACGCGCCCTGCGAACAGCTCGCTCCAAGGGCCTGCGCATGGCCATCTGCACCAACAGAACAAATACCATGGGATCTATTCTGCACCATTACGCACTGACCTCTTTTTTCCATCCCGTGGAAACCGCGGCCACGGTCACCTTTCCCAAGCCGCATCCGGAAGGCTTGCACAAGATCCTGAATGTCTGGGGCGTCAGCAGAGACGAGATCGCCTTTATCGGCGACACCAAGGTGGATGAACAGGCCGCTGTTGCAGCCGGAGTCCGGTTTTGGGCCTACAAGAACGAAAAGCTGTGCTGCAACCTGCACATTCCAAACTTTTTCATGTTAAGCCAATGGCTGATGAAACGAGCCTGA
- a CDS encoding twin-arginine translocase TatA/TatE family subunit, translating to MFGIGMTELIVVLVIILVIFGANKLPEIGSGMGRAIKNFKKATTEPEEIEVSSKDKEPAESKETKGSS from the coding sequence ATGTTCGGAATTGGCATGACAGAACTCATCGTGGTGCTGGTGATCATCCTGGTCATCTTCGGTGCAAACAAGCTGCCCGAAATCGGGTCCGGCATGGGCCGAGCCATCAAGAATTTCAAGAAGGCAACAACGGAGCCTGAGGAAATAGAAGTTTCCTCGAAAGACAAAGAGCCCGCGGAATCCAAGGAAACCAAAGGATCGTCCTAG
- the rsfS gene encoding ribosome silencing factor encodes MTRPISKMDTLSPTNLERPKSPNPEAKDTALAVAAWLEEKKGVNVNVLDVSPFSSVADVMVIVTAQGPRHAQALADWLLEKFAENGGSYLGMEGYSEGLWILVDANDILIHIFQEETRKFYNLDGLWSQSRSLLPDANKVEGAAGASEAKTDAEDSSGTVRN; translated from the coding sequence ATGACACGACCGATATCAAAAATGGATACCCTCAGTCCGACGAATCTGGAGCGACCCAAGTCGCCGAACCCCGAAGCCAAGGATACCGCCTTGGCTGTTGCCGCATGGCTTGAAGAAAAGAAAGGGGTGAACGTCAACGTTCTGGATGTTTCGCCTTTTTCTTCCGTGGCCGACGTGATGGTCATCGTTACGGCCCAGGGCCCACGGCACGCGCAGGCCCTGGCGGATTGGCTTCTGGAAAAATTCGCTGAAAACGGCGGCTCTTATCTCGGCATGGAAGGGTATTCCGAAGGCTTATGGATCCTTGTGGACGCCAACGACATCCTGATTCATATCTTCCAGGAGGAAACGCGGAAGTTCTATAACTTGGATGGACTCTGGTCCCAGAGCCGATCCCTGCTTCCGGACGCGAACAAAGTCGAGGGCGCCGCCGGAGCAAGCGAGGCCAAGACGGACGCCGAAGATTCATCTGGAACTGTTCGGAATTAA